One region of Priestia megaterium genomic DNA includes:
- the recJ gene encoding single-stranded-DNA-specific exonuclease RecJ, which translates to MLQSKKRWNVQECDEQLVNEFVENLNITPLVASLLLNRGMTTVEAAREFLHVDAQTFHDPFLLHDMDKAVARIQQAIDHNEKIMIYGDYDADGVSSTSVMLSALQQLGADTDFYIPNRFTEGYGPNKAAFDKINAGGYQLVITVDTGISAVEETAYARELDFDLIITDHHEPGPVLPDAYAIIHPKLPGSTYPFKELAGVGVAFKLAHALLGELPEHLLELAVIGTIADLVPLVDENRLIARKGLDYLKLTKRTGIEALLSVCGVKREEITEDTIGFAMAPRINAVGRLQDADPAVHLLMTTNAEEAKGLAKEIDALNKERQQIVNDITEEAVEFVESMYPPDENSVLIVEGEGWNAGVVGIVASRLVEKFYRPTIVLSVDSENRIAKGSARSIQGFDLFANLSKCRDILPHFGGHPMAAGMTLNSEDVEELRRRLNEQASNVLTQQDFIPITSVDTVCKTEEITLENIEQMSALAPFGMHNPKPKVLIKDVHTTSMRKIGANKNHLKLVFEDSGVSVDAVGFGLGYILDEVSPIAKVSLVGELSINEWNNMRKPQLMVEDISVDEWQMFDYRSAVDVKRFFEQVFTDQMKVVAFHDSTIDKYKSMLPMEHVVLIQNEEQAKACMFAGEQIVLLDLPPSQKWLEALFVQGIPSRIYAIFLTEEDHYFDTIPTRDHFKWFYGFLAKKGPFDLKRYKEDLAIHKGWSKETIDFMAKVFFELEFVTINNGLISLVKNSTKRDLIESATYRQKQQQIEIEKNFIYTSYVQLKNQFQDIFKRSIE; encoded by the coding sequence ATGTTACAGTCAAAAAAACGTTGGAATGTTCAAGAATGTGATGAACAACTTGTTAATGAATTTGTAGAAAACCTCAATATTACACCTCTAGTAGCTTCGTTATTACTTAATAGAGGCATGACAACAGTAGAAGCGGCACGTGAGTTTTTACACGTTGATGCACAAACGTTCCACGATCCGTTTTTATTGCACGATATGGACAAAGCAGTAGCTCGTATTCAGCAAGCAATTGATCATAATGAAAAAATTATGATCTATGGAGATTACGATGCGGACGGCGTCAGCAGTACTTCAGTTATGTTATCTGCTTTACAGCAGCTCGGCGCTGATACTGATTTTTATATTCCTAATCGCTTTACAGAAGGTTATGGGCCGAATAAGGCAGCATTTGATAAAATAAACGCAGGCGGCTATCAGCTGGTGATTACGGTAGACACAGGTATTTCGGCAGTCGAAGAAACGGCGTATGCACGTGAATTAGATTTTGATTTAATTATTACTGATCACCACGAGCCGGGTCCGGTTTTACCCGATGCCTATGCAATTATTCATCCAAAGCTGCCGGGCAGTACATATCCATTTAAAGAACTGGCAGGTGTAGGAGTTGCTTTTAAACTTGCTCATGCGCTGTTAGGGGAGCTTCCGGAACATTTGTTAGAACTAGCAGTGATTGGGACGATTGCTGACTTAGTTCCTTTAGTCGACGAAAACCGCTTAATTGCTCGCAAAGGTCTTGACTATCTCAAGCTCACGAAGCGTACTGGAATTGAAGCGCTGCTGAGCGTATGTGGAGTAAAACGCGAAGAAATTACTGAAGATACAATTGGATTTGCCATGGCTCCTCGCATTAATGCAGTAGGACGTCTTCAAGATGCTGATCCAGCTGTTCATTTGCTTATGACAACAAATGCTGAAGAAGCAAAAGGTTTAGCTAAAGAAATTGATGCGTTAAACAAGGAAAGGCAGCAAATCGTAAACGATATTACGGAAGAAGCCGTTGAATTTGTTGAAAGTATGTATCCTCCGGATGAAAATAGCGTTCTTATTGTAGAGGGAGAAGGATGGAATGCAGGCGTTGTTGGAATTGTTGCTTCTAGGCTCGTAGAAAAGTTCTACAGACCAACAATTGTATTAAGTGTTGACTCTGAAAACCGTATTGCTAAAGGTTCAGCAAGAAGTATCCAAGGCTTTGACTTATTCGCGAACTTATCTAAATGCCGTGACATTTTGCCGCATTTTGGAGGGCATCCAATGGCAGCCGGCATGACGTTAAACAGCGAGGATGTAGAAGAACTGCGCAGACGCCTTAATGAACAAGCAAGCAACGTGTTAACTCAACAGGACTTTATTCCAATTACATCAGTTGATACAGTATGCAAAACAGAGGAAATTACCCTGGAAAACATTGAACAAATGAGTGCGCTTGCTCCATTTGGTATGCATAATCCGAAGCCAAAAGTTCTCATTAAAGATGTTCATACAACATCTATGCGGAAAATTGGTGCGAATAAAAATCATTTAAAACTCGTATTTGAAGACAGCGGTGTATCGGTTGATGCAGTAGGATTTGGGTTAGGCTATATATTAGATGAAGTATCTCCTATAGCTAAGGTATCATTAGTAGGTGAACTATCCATTAATGAGTGGAACAATATGCGCAAACCGCAGCTGATGGTAGAAGATATCTCTGTAGATGAGTGGCAGATGTTTGATTATCGCAGCGCGGTTGATGTCAAACGTTTCTTTGAACAGGTATTCACAGATCAAATGAAAGTTGTTGCTTTTCACGATTCAACAATTGATAAATACAAGTCGATGCTGCCGATGGAACATGTTGTTCTTATTCAAAATGAAGAACAGGCAAAAGCATGCATGTTTGCAGGAGAACAGATCGTTTTATTAGATTTGCCTCCATCACAGAAGTGGCTTGAAGCTTTGTTTGTCCAAGGTATTCCTTCTAGGATATACGCTATTTTCTTAACGGAAGAAGACCATTATTTTGATACAATCCCAACTCGCGATCACTTTAAATGGTTCTACGGCTTTTTAGCGAAAAAGGGTCCTTTTGATTTAAAACGCTACAAAGAAGATTTAGCAATTCATAAGGGCTGGTCGAAAGAAACGATTGATTTTATGGCAAAGGTGTTTTTTGAGTTAGAATTTGTTACAATAAACAATGGCTTAATTTCGTTAGTGAAAAATTCTACGAAACGTGATTTAATAGAATCTGCGACTTATCGCCAAAAGCAGCAGCAGATTGAAATAGAAAAAAACTTTATTTATACGTCATATGTACAGCTTAAAAATCAATTTCAAGATATTTTTAAGCGTTCGATTGAATGA
- the secDF gene encoding protein translocase subunit SecDF, with amino-acid sequence MVKRGRIVAFFLLVLLVFSTIGTTMTGITKDIKLGLDLQGGFEILYKVSPAKKGDVIDKKALNSTVEALRQRVDVLGVSEPSIQIEGNDRIRVQLAGVTNQKQARDLLSTQANLTFRDVNDKVLMDGTDLAQGGAKQSFDQSNQPSVSLKLKNAKKFEKITRELSQKPAPNNLIVIWLDYEEGKDSYQKESAKQNPKYLSAASVSSVLTQPDVEISGGNFTVKSATQLAELLNAGSLPVKLDELYSTSVGAQFGEEALHTTILAGIIGIGIIFLYMLFFYRLPGLIAIITLSFYIYLNLVVFDWMHVVMTLPGIAALILGVGMAVDANIITYERIKDELKTGRSVISAYRAGNRRSLATIFDANITTMLAALVLFFYGQSSVKGFATTLMIGIVLSFITAVYGTRLLMSLLVNSRWFDKKPGYFGVKKEQIHDLSKDDGTTVLPTAWDKIDFVKYRKAFFTFSSVLVIIGIISVAVFRLNLGIDFTSGTRIEIPANHTVTQAEIQREMKSLDIKTDDIVITGKSNDTGVVRVVGVLNKKEIANLKDHFKDKYGSEPNVSTVSPTVGKELAKNAMMAIVIASIGIIIYVTIRFEFYMALAAVLALLHDAFFIVTVFSLTKLEVDLTFIAAVLTIVGYSINDTIVTFDRIRENMQKFKSKTFDDLAFIVNLSLRETFTRSMNTVLTVVIAVVALLVFGSESIQNFSIALLVGLILGAYSSVFIAAQLWLVWKGKQLKREEQKEVESK; translated from the coding sequence ATGGTTAAAAGAGGACGTATCGTTGCCTTTTTCCTCTTAGTACTGCTTGTGTTTAGTACAATCGGAACAACGATGACTGGAATTACAAAAGATATTAAACTTGGCCTCGACCTTCAAGGTGGATTTGAAATTTTATATAAAGTCAGTCCAGCTAAAAAAGGCGATGTCATTGACAAAAAGGCACTTAACAGCACGGTTGAAGCGCTGCGTCAACGTGTCGATGTACTGGGAGTTAGTGAGCCCAGCATTCAAATTGAAGGAAACGACCGCATCCGTGTTCAGCTAGCTGGTGTCACGAATCAAAAGCAGGCCAGGGATCTGTTATCAACTCAAGCAAACTTAACGTTCCGTGACGTGAACGATAAGGTGCTGATGGATGGTACAGACTTAGCGCAAGGCGGAGCAAAGCAATCGTTTGACCAAAGCAATCAGCCTAGCGTCTCACTAAAGTTAAAAAATGCGAAAAAATTTGAAAAGATTACGCGAGAGCTTTCTCAAAAACCAGCACCTAACAATTTAATTGTCATTTGGCTGGATTATGAAGAAGGAAAAGACTCGTACCAAAAAGAATCAGCAAAACAAAATCCGAAGTACCTGTCTGCAGCTTCTGTTAGCAGCGTGTTAACACAGCCAGATGTTGAAATTTCAGGTGGAAACTTCACAGTGAAAAGTGCAACGCAGCTGGCGGAATTGTTAAATGCCGGGTCGCTGCCAGTTAAATTAGATGAGCTATACTCTACATCCGTTGGAGCTCAGTTTGGAGAAGAAGCTCTTCATACGACTATATTAGCGGGTATTATCGGCATCGGAATTATCTTCCTTTACATGCTGTTTTTCTACCGTTTACCGGGGCTTATTGCCATTATTACACTCAGTTTTTATATCTACTTAAACTTAGTTGTATTTGACTGGATGCACGTGGTTATGACGCTTCCAGGGATTGCGGCTCTTATTCTCGGCGTAGGTATGGCAGTAGATGCGAATATTATTACCTACGAGCGGATTAAAGATGAACTGAAAACAGGAAGGTCTGTTATATCGGCTTACCGGGCAGGAAATCGTCGCTCACTTGCGACCATTTTTGATGCCAATATTACAACAATGTTAGCGGCTCTTGTACTGTTCTTTTATGGTCAAAGTTCAGTAAAGGGATTTGCAACAACATTAATGATTGGGATTGTGCTAAGTTTTATTACGGCCGTATACGGTACGCGTTTATTAATGAGCCTTTTAGTAAACAGCCGCTGGTTTGATAAAAAACCAGGCTACTTTGGCGTGAAGAAAGAGCAAATTCACGATTTAAGCAAAGATGACGGCACAACCGTTTTACCTACAGCGTGGGATAAAATTGACTTTGTTAAATACCGTAAAGCGTTCTTCACATTCTCAAGCGTGCTCGTGATTATCGGTATTATCTCGGTTGCTGTGTTTAGGCTGAACCTCGGTATTGACTTTACGAGCGGAACTCGCATAGAGATTCCCGCAAATCATACCGTTACGCAGGCTGAGATACAGCGTGAAATGAAGTCTCTTGATATCAAAACGGATGACATAGTTATTACAGGAAAAAGTAATGATACGGGTGTCGTACGTGTAGTTGGGGTCTTGAATAAAAAAGAAATTGCCAATTTAAAAGACCACTTTAAAGACAAATACGGTTCTGAACCAAACGTAAGCACCGTTTCGCCGACAGTTGGAAAAGAACTGGCGAAAAATGCAATGATGGCGATCGTGATTGCTTCAATTGGAATTATCATCTATGTAACGATTCGATTCGAGTTTTACATGGCGCTTGCAGCCGTGCTTGCTCTGCTGCATGATGCGTTCTTTATCGTTACGGTCTTTAGCTTAACAAAGTTAGAAGTAGATTTAACGTTTATCGCCGCTGTCTTGACGATTGTTGGTTACTCAATTAACGATACAATCGTTACGTTTGACCGCATTCGTGAAAATATGCAGAAATTCAAATCCAAAACGTTTGACGATTTGGCATTTATCGTAAATCTAAGTTTACGCGAAACGTTTACTCGTTCGATGAATACCGTGTTAACAGTTGTGATTGCAGTTGTAGCACTTCTTGTATTCGGAAGTGAGTCCATTCAAAACTTCTCAATTGCCCTGTTAGTAGGTTTAATTCTTGGTGCATATTCATCTGTGTTTATTGCTGCGCAGCTATGGCTTGTGTGGAAAGGTAAACAGTTGAAGCGTGAGGAACAAAAAGAAGTAGAAAGCAAGTAA
- a CDS encoding post-transcriptional regulator: MTHPFISASKELIQPVVSSKMEEFHMLGYEEVTENDLLSYLEMKKWKKEKELSLHQVVNDILSVKITQVMSYVTIESYKSDMFSSVNNGEDWKELLK; encoded by the coding sequence ATGACACATCCATTTATTTCAGCTTCGAAAGAACTTATACAGCCTGTCGTATCCAGCAAAATGGAAGAATTTCATATGCTCGGATATGAAGAAGTAACGGAGAACGATTTATTGAGTTATTTGGAAATGAAAAAATGGAAAAAAGAAAAGGAGCTATCTCTCCATCAAGTTGTAAATGATATTTTATCTGTTAAGATCACGCAGGTGATGAGCTATGTAACCATTGAATCTTATAAATCTGATATGTTCTCAAGTGTTAATAATGGAGAAGACTGGAAAGAATTATTAAAGTAG
- the spoVB gene encoding stage V sporulation protein B gives MLGHRRRIYSLYKPQESSEYMSKFLQGTIILIIAGLITRVLGFVNRIVVARMIGDEGVGLYMMAVPTLVLVITLTQLGLPVAISKLVAEAEALGDRHKIKKILVVSLSITCTLSVLFTLGLILFAPVVAKTFFTDSRTIYPLLAIIPVIPIIAVSSVIRGYFQGKQQMKPAAYSQIIEQVVRITLIAVCTKAFLPYGIEYAAAGAMLSSVFGELASLFYMVFMFKRKKKITVRRKFFASLHAGKDTFLDLMRIALPTTGSRMIGSISWFLEPIVVAQSLAIAGVATAVATKQYGELTGFALPLLMLPSFVTVSLSTSLVPAISESLAQNQMKQIEYRLHQALRLSFVTGGLAVVVLYVFANPVMELMYGSDKAAIFVKVMAPFFIFYYFQGPLQAVLQALDLAKAAMINSFIGAAVKTSLIFLLATQPNLGIMGAGLAIVVGMMLVTLLHLSTVMKKITYKLHVFEYLRSFAVMGISGFIGHFAYMNLFTSIPLSLRTILSIALTSFVYVLFLLLFRLITKEELNRFSVLRYFKRK, from the coding sequence ATGCTTGGACACCGACGGCGCATATATTCACTGTATAAACCTCAAGAAAGCAGTGAGTATATGTCTAAATTTTTACAGGGAACTATTATTTTAATAATTGCTGGCTTAATTACACGTGTACTCGGGTTTGTCAATCGAATTGTGGTGGCTCGAATGATTGGAGACGAAGGTGTGGGACTTTATATGATGGCGGTCCCCACGCTGGTATTAGTAATCACCTTAACACAGCTTGGGCTACCGGTTGCCATATCGAAGTTAGTGGCAGAAGCAGAAGCTTTAGGTGACAGGCATAAAATAAAAAAAATACTTGTCGTCTCTTTAAGTATTACGTGTACGCTGAGCGTTTTATTTACGCTCGGACTAATATTATTCGCTCCCGTTGTAGCAAAAACCTTCTTTACAGATTCACGTACGATCTATCCGCTGCTTGCGATTATTCCTGTTATTCCGATCATCGCCGTGTCGTCTGTCATTCGCGGATATTTTCAAGGAAAGCAGCAAATGAAGCCCGCTGCTTATTCTCAAATTATTGAACAAGTGGTGCGAATTACGTTAATTGCTGTCTGTACAAAAGCATTTTTACCTTATGGAATTGAGTACGCCGCGGCTGGCGCTATGCTCTCTTCGGTATTTGGAGAGCTCGCTTCCCTGTTTTACATGGTGTTTATGTTCAAGCGAAAGAAGAAAATAACGGTAAGACGAAAATTTTTTGCTTCTTTACATGCGGGCAAAGATACGTTCCTTGACTTAATGCGAATCGCTCTTCCCACGACAGGAAGCCGCATGATTGGGTCAATTTCTTGGTTTTTAGAACCTATTGTAGTAGCTCAAAGTTTAGCAATTGCAGGAGTAGCGACAGCGGTAGCAACGAAGCAGTACGGAGAATTAACAGGCTTTGCACTCCCTCTCCTGATGCTGCCTTCTTTTGTAACGGTGTCTCTATCCACTTCTTTGGTTCCCGCAATCAGTGAATCTCTTGCACAGAATCAAATGAAACAAATCGAATATCGGCTTCATCAAGCTCTCCGCTTGTCGTTTGTAACAGGCGGACTGGCCGTTGTTGTTCTTTATGTATTTGCTAATCCGGTAATGGAATTGATGTATGGTTCTGACAAAGCTGCTATTTTTGTCAAAGTCATGGCGCCTTTTTTTATCTTTTATTACTTTCAAGGGCCGCTTCAAGCTGTTTTGCAGGCGCTAGACCTTGCAAAAGCCGCCATGATTAACAGTTTTATAGGAGCAGCGGTCAAAACGTCTCTTATCTTCTTACTCGCAACTCAGCCCAATCTAGGCATTATGGGAGCTGGCCTTGCAATTGTTGTGGGAATGATGCTTGTCACTCTTTTACATCTGTCTACGGTCATGAAAAAAATCACGTATAAGCTTCATGTGTTTGAGTATCTTCGCAGCTTTGCTGTAATGGGCATATCAGGCTTTATTGGACACTTTGCTTATATGAACCTTTTCACTTCCATCCCGTTAAGCTTACGAACCATTTTATCAATTGCACTGACAAGCTTTGTATATGTACTGTTTTTGCTGCTTTTTAGACTGATAACAAAAGAAGAATTAAATCGCTTTTCTGTTTTACGTTATTTTAAACGAAAATAA
- a CDS encoding DUF421 domain-containing protein has product MELLIMVARTVLLYVVVLIIFRVMGKREIGELSILDLVVFIMIAEMAVMAIENPKDPLLYSILPMLTLLIIQIGLAIWSLKSNRMRNFIDGKPSIIIENGKINEHEMKRQRYNFNDLLVQLRDKNIKNVADVEFAILESSGRLSVFEKDQQSGKKGNLNLPFIIDGVIQEEHLLHEHKTTEWLRQELEKLGHSNLDKISYCSYDNGKFFIDLIDVKQ; this is encoded by the coding sequence GTGGAACTATTAATCATGGTTGCGCGAACCGTGCTTTTGTATGTAGTAGTTTTAATTATTTTTCGCGTTATGGGCAAAAGGGAAATAGGAGAGCTGAGCATTTTGGATTTAGTTGTCTTTATTATGATTGCTGAAATGGCAGTAATGGCTATTGAAAACCCAAAAGATCCTTTGCTGTATTCAATTCTTCCGATGTTAACGCTTCTTATTATTCAAATTGGTTTAGCTATATGGTCTCTTAAAAGCAATCGAATGCGAAATTTTATTGATGGTAAACCTAGTATTATCATTGAAAATGGAAAAATAAATGAACATGAAATGAAAAGGCAGCGATATAACTTCAATGATTTGCTTGTGCAGCTACGAGATAAAAATATAAAAAATGTAGCTGATGTTGAATTTGCTATTTTAGAATCTTCAGGAAGGCTATCCGTGTTTGAAAAAGATCAGCAATCAGGTAAAAAAGGCAATTTGAATTTGCCTTTTATCATTGACGGCGTTATTCAAGAAGAGCATCTGTTGCATGAACATAAAACAACGGAATGGTTAAGGCAGGAGTTAGAGAAACTGGGGCATTCAAACTTAGACAAGATTTCATATTGCAGCTACGACAACGGAAAATTTTTTATAGATTTAATAGATGTGAAACAATAA
- a CDS encoding TIGR04086 family membrane protein — protein MGAKRMSNAVFAGVATILVMALAISIIFSLILKFTSLEEQSVRLFLLILSFITLFIGGFIAGGRNGSKGLLVGGATGISYSFLMFLLQFLGYSHLFSAQQLLFHAGFIGVAILGGIVGVNIAGSREA, from the coding sequence TTGGGTGCAAAACGAATGAGCAACGCTGTATTTGCAGGGGTAGCAACAATCTTAGTGATGGCTTTAGCGATTAGCATTATCTTTTCGCTTATTTTAAAATTCACATCGCTTGAAGAACAGTCCGTACGTTTATTTTTACTTATTCTCTCATTTATTACACTGTTTATCGGAGGATTTATCGCGGGAGGACGAAACGGTTCAAAGGGACTGCTTGTTGGAGGAGCCACTGGTATTTCTTATTCTTTTTTAATGTTTTTACTACAATTCCTCGGCTATAGTCACCTGTTTTCTGCACAGCAGCTTTTATTTCACGCTGGGTTTATTGGAGTCGCTATTCTCGGGGGAATTGTTGGCGTAAACATTGCCGGTTCACGAGAAGCATAA
- the yajC gene encoding preprotein translocase subunit YajC — protein sequence MGVLQNIWPLLLMFVIFYFLLIRPQQKRQKNVQQMQSALKKGDKIVTIGGMHGLVEAIDESQVVVRSTDGSKLTFDRNAIREVRSVD from the coding sequence ATGGGTGTTTTACAAAATATTTGGCCATTACTTTTAATGTTTGTCATTTTCTATTTCTTGTTAATCCGTCCACAGCAAAAACGTCAAAAAAACGTACAGCAAATGCAATCAGCACTTAAAAAAGGTGATAAGATTGTTACAATTGGCGGTATGCACGGTTTGGTAGAAGCAATCGATGAGTCACAAGTTGTGGTTCGCAGCACTGACGGTTCAAAATTAACATTTGACCGCAATGCTATTCGTGAAGTAAGAAGCGTAGATTAA
- the tgt gene encoding tRNA guanosine(34) transglycosylase Tgt: MTAIRYEHIKTCKQTGARLGIVHTPHGSFETPIFMPVGTLATVKTMSPEDLKAMGAGIILSNTYHLWLRPGHEIVKKAGGLHKFMNWDRPILTDSGGFQVFSLSDLRRIEEEGVHFRNHLNGDKLFLSPEKAMDIQNALGSDIMMAFDECPPYPAEYDYLKRSVERTSRWAERCLEAHSRPQDQGLFGIVQGGEFEDLRRQSAADLVSMDFPGYAVGGLSVGEPKDVMNRVLEFTTPYLPTDKPRYLMGVGSPDSLIDGAIRGIDMFDCVLPTRIARNGTLMTSEGRLVVKNAKYAEDFGPIDPNCDCYTCQNYSRAYIRHLIRCNETFGIRLTSYHNLYFLLNLMEQVREAIREDRLGDFRDEFFEKYGFNGPDAKNF, from the coding sequence ATGACAGCAATTCGTTACGAACATATAAAAACTTGTAAACAAACAGGAGCGCGTTTAGGTATTGTCCACACGCCTCATGGTTCATTTGAAACGCCTATTTTTATGCCAGTAGGCACATTAGCTACAGTAAAAACAATGTCTCCGGAAGATTTAAAAGCAATGGGGGCAGGCATTATTTTAAGTAATACGTACCATTTATGGCTTCGTCCAGGTCATGAAATTGTTAAAAAAGCAGGTGGTCTGCATAAATTTATGAACTGGGATCGTCCTATCTTAACAGATTCAGGCGGCTTCCAAGTTTTTAGTTTAAGCGATTTGCGCCGTATTGAAGAAGAAGGCGTTCATTTCCGCAACCATTTGAATGGAGACAAGCTTTTCCTATCTCCAGAAAAAGCGATGGACATTCAAAATGCGCTTGGGTCTGATATTATGATGGCATTTGATGAATGCCCACCTTATCCAGCAGAATATGACTACTTAAAACGTTCAGTAGAGCGTACTAGCCGATGGGCAGAGCGATGCCTTGAGGCTCACAGCCGCCCTCAAGACCAAGGTCTTTTTGGAATTGTTCAAGGCGGAGAGTTTGAAGATTTACGCCGTCAAAGTGCAGCTGATTTAGTATCAATGGACTTCCCAGGTTATGCTGTGGGAGGCCTGTCAGTTGGAGAACCAAAAGATGTGATGAATCGTGTGCTTGAGTTTACGACGCCATACTTGCCAACTGACAAACCTCGTTATTTAATGGGAGTAGGATCACCTGACTCGTTAATTGATGGAGCAATTCGCGGGATTGACATGTTTGACTGCGTATTACCAACGCGTATTGCACGTAACGGAACGCTTATGACAAGTGAAGGTCGTCTTGTTGTTAAAAATGCCAAATATGCAGAAGACTTCGGTCCGATTGATCCAAACTGTGACTGCTACACATGTCAAAATTATTCAAGAGCGTATATTCGCCACTTAATTCGCTGTAATGAAACGTTTGGAATTCGTTTAACATCTTACCATAACTTATATTTTCTGCTAAACTTAATGGAGCAAGTCCGTGAAGCCATTCGCGAAGACCGACTTGGCGATTTCCGCGATGAGTTCTTTGAAAAATATGGGTTTAACGGCCCAGACGCAAAGAATTTCTAG
- the queA gene encoding tRNA preQ1(34) S-adenosylmethionine ribosyltransferase-isomerase QueA, translating into MKVDLFDFHLPEELIAQTPLEQRDASRLMVLNKETGNVKHHMFHDLLDYVQEGDCLVLNDTRVLPARLFGTKEDTGANIEVLLLKQTQGDTWETLVKPAKRVKEGTVISFGDGRLTAVCKETSDQGGRLLEFNYEGIFYEVLEQLGEMPLPPYIKERLDDQERYQTVFAREQGSAAAPTAGLHFTEEMLEQLKTKGVHIAFLTLHVGLGTFRPVSVDDLEEHDMHAEFYQVSEGTAALLNSVREKGGRIISVGTTSTRTLETIATEHNGKFVASSGWTNIFIFPGYEFKAIDGMITNFHLPKSTLIMLVSALAGRENVISAYEQAVAEKYRFFSFGDAMLIV; encoded by the coding sequence TTGAAAGTAGATTTATTTGATTTTCATTTACCAGAAGAATTGATTGCGCAAACACCACTTGAGCAGCGAGATGCATCAAGACTCATGGTATTAAACAAAGAAACAGGAAATGTGAAACATCATATGTTTCATGACCTTCTTGATTATGTGCAAGAAGGAGATTGTTTAGTGTTAAACGATACGCGTGTTCTTCCTGCACGTTTATTTGGCACAAAAGAAGATACAGGTGCTAATATTGAAGTATTGCTTTTAAAACAAACACAAGGCGATACGTGGGAGACGCTTGTAAAACCGGCTAAGAGAGTAAAAGAAGGAACGGTTATTTCGTTTGGTGACGGACGTCTGACTGCTGTATGTAAAGAAACGAGCGATCAAGGCGGACGTTTGCTAGAATTCAACTATGAAGGCATCTTTTATGAGGTGCTTGAACAGTTAGGAGAAATGCCGCTGCCGCCTTATATTAAAGAACGTTTGGATGATCAAGAGCGCTATCAAACGGTTTTTGCCCGTGAGCAAGGTTCTGCAGCAGCGCCAACAGCAGGTCTTCACTTTACAGAAGAGATGCTTGAACAGTTAAAAACAAAAGGTGTGCATATTGCATTTTTAACGCTTCATGTCGGATTAGGTACGTTCCGTCCAGTCAGCGTTGACGACTTAGAAGAGCACGATATGCACGCAGAGTTTTATCAAGTGAGTGAAGGAACCGCGGCTTTACTAAACAGCGTACGCGAAAAAGGCGGACGCATTATTTCAGTAGGTACAACTTCTACCCGTACTCTTGAAACAATTGCAACTGAGCATAACGGAAAATTTGTTGCTTCTTCAGGCTGGACCAATATTTTTATTTTCCCAGGGTATGAATTTAAAGCAATTGATGGAATGATTACAAACTTCCATCTTCCAAAATCTACGCTCATTATGCTTGTAAGTGCCTTAGCAGGAAGAGAAAACGTCATTTCTGCCTATGAACAAGCTGTAGCAGAGAAGTATCGCTTTTTCAGCTTCGGCGACGCGATGCTAATCGTGTAA
- a CDS encoding DUF2905 domain-containing protein has product MNDMPKMLITLGGILVVIGLLWQFVGKLPGDIFIKKGNTTFYFPIVTCILVSVVLSLIFYVIGRFK; this is encoded by the coding sequence GTGAATGATATGCCTAAGATGCTGATCACATTAGGAGGCATTTTAGTAGTCATTGGGCTGTTATGGCAGTTCGTTGGCAAGCTTCCTGGCGATATTTTTATTAAAAAAGGAAATACAACCTTTTATTTCCCGATTGTGACATGTATCCTAGTAAGCGTTGTGTTATCACTTATTTTTTATGTAATTGGCAGGTTTAAATAA